From a single Silene latifolia isolate original U9 population chromosome 6, ASM4854445v1, whole genome shotgun sequence genomic region:
- the LOC141588440 gene encoding uncharacterized protein LOC141588440 has translation MDNVRRASIIISLEELRRSLVLSDASIQRTSSSRRPRRERGESGAEYIHRLLNENATSCFEQLRLDRVMFLQLVDLMIERNLLVDGKYIKVDEQIGICLYILAKGSSYRDVADRFKHSISTICVYFKKVLDALVILSHDIIRPHRDLFEVPPEVENNSLYWPYFKDAIDAIDGTHIEAVISDRTGTPFRNRNGRKTWNVLGCCSFDRIFTFINVGWEGSAYDITVWRDSLTASKYVFPHPPEGKYYLVDSEYLNTIGYLSPICDPNVRSHLPEFKHGPPLGMLEHFNYRHSSLRMKVECAFGQLKKRWKVLKTMPQMLPKYQMSIIVSCFTLHNFIRMHKLGIPIVQHDAVIGRKNTNLDDKDRMSLMSKVRMDIAKVIWNYNNPEEHEDGVSQNDNEEEHMEVDDPNN, from the exons ATGGATAATGTTAGACGTGCATCTATAATTATTTCATTAGAAGAATTGCGAAGATCACTTGTACTAAGTGATGCTAGTATACAACGAACATCATCAAGTAGGCGGCCTAGAAGAGAAAGAGGGGAAAGTGGAGCTGAATACATTCACAGGTTGTTGAATGAAAACGCTACATCATGTTTTGAACAACTACGACTTGATAGGGTAATGTTTCTACAACTTGTAGATTTGATGATTGAAAGGAATTTGTTAGTTGATGGTAAGTATATAAAAGTGGACGAACAAATAGGAATTTGTTTATACATATTGGCCAAAGGCTCTTCCTATCGTGATGTTGCTGATAGATTCAAGCATTCCATATCTACAATATGTGTGTATTTTAAAAAAGTGTTGGATGCCTTGGTTATATTGTCACATGATATCATTAGACCACACCGCGATCTATTTGAGGTGCCTCCGGAGGTAGAAAATAACTCACTTTATTGGCCTTATTTCAAG GATGCTATTGATGCCATAGATGGAACGCATATAGAAGCAGTTATTAGTGATCGTACTGGTACACCATTTCGAAATCGCAATGGTCGTAAGACCTGGAATGTGTTGGGTTGTTGTTCATTTGATAGGATTTTTACATTTATCAACGTGGGTTGGGAAGGGAGTGCTTATGATATTACAGTATGGCGAGATTCTCTAACTGCCTCAAAATATGTTTTTCCTCATCCACCTGAAG GTAAGTACTATTTGGTGGACTCCGAATATCTTAATACTATTGGATATCTGTCTCCTATTTGCGATCCCAACGTCAGATCCCATTTGCCGGAATTTAAGCACGGACCACCTTTAGGAATGTTAGAACATTTCAATTACCGACATTCTTCATTAAGAATGAAAGTTGAATGTGCGTTTGGTCAATTGAAGAAAAGGTGGAAGGTGCTGAAAACTATGCCCCAGATGTTACCAAAGTATCAGATGTCAATTATTGTTTCATGTTTCACACTTCATAATTTCATACGAATGCATAAGCTTGGTATCCCAATTGTACAACATGATGCAGTTATTGGGAGAAAAAATACAAATTTGGATGATAAAGATCGAATGAGCCTTATGTCTAAAGTGAGAATGGATATAGCTAAAGTTATTTGGAATTATAACAATCCCGAAGAGCATGAAGATGGAGTGTCGCAAAATGACAACGAAGAAGAACATATGGAAGTAGATGATCCGAATAACTAA